In the genome of Lysobacter sp. 5GHs7-4, the window ATTCTTCCGGCCGGCAGCAGCCAATGTGACGCATAACGTCAGCACAGCCTCGCGCACTGACAAAAAAGGGCAGCCGACCCCTACAGCGGACCCGTCCTAATTGTGATCGAATTTTCTTTTTAGAGATTTTATCGTCCTAATCAGGCTGGCATGAGTTGTGCGTGATACCTAGGGCACGTCCCGCTGGATTGGCAGGCGACGGATCGTCGAGCGGTCCCGGCTGGCGTGCGAAGACCGCCACCCCTAGGAAAAAAACCCATGAAAAACAATCAGCAAGGCTTCACCCTGATCGAACTGATGATCGTCATCGCGATCCTGGGCATCCTGATCGCCATCGCCCTGCCGGCCTACCAGGACTACACCATCCGCACCAAGAACACCGAGTGCCTGAACGTCGCCGCGGCCGCCAAGCTGGCCGTGTCCGAGACCGCCCAGGATCGTGGCTCGCTGAACCTGGTCACCGACACCAACACCGGCTACTCCTTCACCGCCAGCGACTACTGCAGAGAGGTCAAGGTCAACGCCAACGGTGTGATCGGGATGGTAACCAAGAGCACCGGTGCCGCCGCCGACGCTGCTCACACCCTGACCCCCACCATGCCGGCCGGCTCGGGCCGCATCGAGTGGAAGTGCGAGTCGAACGCCCCGGACTCGCAGGTCCCGGCCGAGTGCCGCTGATCTCGGTCTAACCGCGCTCCATTCAAAGCCCCGGTGCGCCGGGGCTTTTTTTGTATCGAAAATTATAAAGCCTTGATATGGATTAATTTTCTTTAATTGAAATATTGCAACCTGATCAGAGATGTATCCCCAATATGACTTCCTGGTGCCTGCGCTTGTTCACCAATTAACTGCGACTGCGCTCTCATTCGACATATCGGCACCCTCTGGGCAGTGTTTTCGAGACTTTGTGTGGCCTTGTTGGCATGGGTTGTGCGTAAGCTTTCCGTGCACGTGCAGTTACGCACGGCAGCCGACGGACCGCAAAAGCCGGGCCAGCAGGCACGTGAAGTTCACCACTCCTAGGGGAAACACCAATGAAGAACAACCAGCAAGGCTTCACCCTGATCGAACTGATGATCGTCATCGCGATCCTGGGCATCCTGATCGCCATCGCTCTGCCGGCGTACCAGGACTACACCATCCGCACCAAGAACACCGAGTGCCTGAACGTCGCCGCGGCCGCCAAGCTGGCCGTGTCCGAAACCGCCCAGGACCGTGGTTCGCTGAACCTGGTCACCTCGACCAACACCGGCTACTCCTTCACCGCCAGCGACTACTGCAACCGCGTTGAAGTCGGCGCCAACGGCGTGATCGGCATGACCACCCGCAGCACCGGCGCCGCCGCTGACGCCGTGCACACCCTGACCCCGGCCATGCCGGCTGGTTCGGGCCGCATCGAGTGGACCTGCGCCTCGACCGCTCCGGACTCGCAGATTCCGGCCGAGTGCCGCTAAGCCTTACGTAAGTGCTGCATACGAAACCCCGGTTCGCCGGGGTTTCGTTTTTTGTGAACCCATGACCCCGGCTTGCCGGGGTTTTGCGTTTTCGGGCACGTACGCACCCTGCTTGAAGCATCACGTATGCAAACGATGCGTATATCGAGCGCCAGCATCTACACGTACATACGCCAAAATTGGCATGGTTTATGCATCGCTAATACGTAGTGCGTGCGGTCGCACGACTGCCGCCGGAGCGCACGCCGCGCACACGTGAATTCAACAGGGGACACACCATGAACAAGCAGCAAGGCTTCACTCTGATCGAACTGATGATCGTCATCGCGATCCTGGGCATCCTGATCGCCATCGCCCTGCCGGCGTACCAGGACTACACCATCCGCACGAAGAACACCGAGTGCCTGAACGTCGCCGCGGCCGCCAAGCTGGCCGTGTCGGAGACCGCCCAGGACCGCGGTTCGCTGAACCTGGTCACCTCGACCAACACCGGCTACTCCTTCACCGCCAGCGACTACTGCAACCGCGTCGCGGTCGGCGCCAACGGCGTGATCGGCATGACCACCCGCAGCACCGGCGCCGCCGCCAACGCCGTGCACACCCTGACCCCGGCCATGCCGGCCGGTTCGGGCCGCATCGAGTGGACCTGCACCTCCAACGCTCCGGACTCGCAGATTCCGGCCGAGTGCCGCTAAGCCTCACCTAAGCGCTGCACACGAAACCCCGGTCCGCCGGGGTTTCTCTTTTGCGGCTTGCGCCATTGCATGCCGCCGGTCGCCACCGTTAGCCTCAGCAACCCACGAACGAAGGCCTTCCTCGCATGCGCGTCAGATTGTTGTTGCTCGCAGCGATGCTGGTGTCCGTCGCGATCTA includes:
- a CDS encoding pilin: MNKQQGFTLIELMIVIAILGILIAIALPAYQDYTIRTKNTECLNVAAAAKLAVSETAQDRGSLNLVTSTNTGYSFTASDYCNRVAVGANGVIGMTTRSTGAAANAVHTLTPAMPAGSGRIEWTCTSNAPDSQIPAECR
- a CDS encoding pilin — its product is MKNNQQGFTLIELMIVIAILGILIAIALPAYQDYTIRTKNTECLNVAAAAKLAVSETAQDRGSLNLVTDTNTGYSFTASDYCREVKVNANGVIGMVTKSTGAAADAAHTLTPTMPAGSGRIEWKCESNAPDSQVPAECR
- a CDS encoding pilin produces the protein MKNNQQGFTLIELMIVIAILGILIAIALPAYQDYTIRTKNTECLNVAAAAKLAVSETAQDRGSLNLVTSTNTGYSFTASDYCNRVEVGANGVIGMTTRSTGAAADAVHTLTPAMPAGSGRIEWTCASTAPDSQIPAECR